The following proteins are encoded in a genomic region of Mycolicibacterium confluentis:
- a CDS encoding Rv2640c family ArsR-like transcriptional regulator, with product MPKALPTIDITAPVCCAPVAAGPMSDDAALEVALRLKALADPARVRIMSLLFSAETGEENSGELAARLGLTESTVSHHLAQLRRAGFVESDRRGMNVYHRPSHDAVGALCAVLDPNCCR from the coding sequence ATGCCCAAGGCACTGCCGACTATCGACATCACCGCCCCCGTGTGCTGCGCGCCCGTCGCGGCTGGGCCCATGAGCGACGACGCCGCCCTCGAGGTGGCGCTGCGCCTCAAGGCGCTGGCCGACCCGGCGCGGGTGAGGATCATGTCACTGTTGTTCAGTGCCGAGACCGGCGAGGAGAACAGCGGTGAACTCGCCGCACGCCTCGGGTTGACCGAGTCCACGGTCAGCCATCACCTCGCCCAGCTTCGGCGCGCGGGGTTCGTCGAGTCGGACCGCCGGGGTATGAACGTCTACCACCGGCCCAGCCACGACGCGGTGGGCGCGCTGTGTGCGGTGTTGGATCCGAACTGCTGCAGGTAG
- a CDS encoding universal stress protein, producing MEGSEQFGAVVVGIDGSDAAIGAARWAAHEASIRGVPLRLVHATDAPCEPGGLDMGVEYGEQSLRSASAAVNALNFDVALETALVSGDPSTVLIDASRDADLICLGSVGIGRLAATLLGSTAEEVARKAHCPVAILRRGGRRGGPADRASVVVPVTAAQEDKLVIDTAMQIARHTGSPVLAVGVWRKDLGELFYDELDERVTGWRQRCPDVTIRAVSGRATIAEFLADYTEPIQLVVIGEADVDQVLGIVGPHSHALIDHGECSVLVARR from the coding sequence ATGGAAGGTTCTGAGCAGTTCGGGGCGGTCGTGGTCGGCATCGACGGTTCGGACGCTGCGATCGGTGCTGCGCGGTGGGCCGCCCACGAAGCATCGATACGCGGGGTGCCACTGCGCCTCGTCCACGCCACAGATGCTCCTTGCGAACCCGGCGGTCTCGACATGGGTGTCGAGTACGGCGAACAGTCACTGCGCTCTGCGAGTGCCGCCGTGAACGCTCTGAACTTTGACGTCGCGCTGGAGACGGCACTCGTCTCGGGCGATCCCAGTACGGTCTTGATCGACGCGTCCCGAGACGCCGACCTGATCTGTCTGGGCTCGGTGGGGATCGGGCGTCTGGCCGCCACGCTGTTGGGAAGCACAGCGGAAGAGGTCGCGAGGAAGGCTCACTGCCCCGTCGCCATCCTCCGCAGGGGCGGCCGCCGTGGAGGGCCCGCCGACCGCGCCTCAGTCGTCGTTCCCGTGACGGCCGCCCAGGAGGACAAGCTGGTGATCGACACCGCGATGCAGATCGCACGCCACACCGGATCGCCGGTGTTGGCGGTGGGAGTGTGGCGAAAAGACCTCGGAGAGTTGTTCTACGACGAATTGGACGAGCGTGTGACCGGCTGGAGACAGCGCTGTCCCGATGTCACCATCCGCGCAGTCTCCGGCCGGGCCACCATCGCCGAGTTCCTCGCTGACTACACCGAGCCGATTCAACTGGTGGTGATCGGAGAAGCGGACGTCGATCAGGTCCTGGGAATCGTCGGCCCCCACTCGCATGCGCTGATCGACCACGGCGAGTGTTCGGTGCTCGTCGCCCGCAGGTGA
- a CDS encoding Ig-like domain-containing protein, translating to MRASTFRNQSTGGYSRYIGRVGALAVALGVGLASSTAYGIGIAYADTEGGSSESGSGAAPSSSSSRDNGDRTETKSPRIRRSTENGTRPTWPKTRSRTSATTSGETSATPEKSLDGVTLGTVRVDTETSSDTVTGTRTSGSATADTRDASALDPRDVAAATAELQTDTTAESSPQTPSPTTEIVAEEPTLVPVDGETPKEPDGTDISTPPTDLVVAPGTKPDIETRPLAHTTSGSPSTTTTTPEASTPESPEPSTSEVAEDSPIAPEIEQAHQPVSPPPPPRVHRSNPIAGLIAIPVAAVVAVPAVISKVISAIMSPLLAPGTPAAPPFLWNVLTWAVREIQNTFFNRRPQVVAQTIDLSLDAGQVSGPISFGGFDPDGNPVTYTVSTPAHGVLTVDQQTGQFTYTLTDPGYTGTDQFTVTISDAGPHLHGLHGYVTNHSSSAVITLNITTSNHAPIAVPDSVTTDWNTPVTFSVTDNDSDPDGDPLTVISYTDPAHGTLFHHGDGTFTYTPNVDFYGEDEFTYTISDEYGLAAATKSTFTVIRGQIHLQAEDDEVTLEEDSTTTIEVLANDTEGDTGGVHIVAVTSPANGTVTLNADNTLTYQPAADYNGEDSFSYTVIDAAGNTSTATVSLTITPVNDAPVVISAPTVTMDEDGVASGIVTAVDADVDDTLTYSIGSPPQHGVVVIDGVTGAFTYIPNLDHNGVDSFGVSVTDSAGESTTVIVSVTIHPVDDPPPTSTTTVVLLEDGTATGDLVPIKVDADGEHVMLHSIDGHAVASTGLTTITTQHGVLTVSSDGHFTYTPNANSTETDALTYEVIDVAGNRSTSTITFHIQPVNDAPVAFDDVYTPASPPVLIGMHSVTFTGNVLNNDSDVDTPRSALTAVLVGQPTSSQVLGLDLDGIEHFELRDDGSFEITGLVLGSLIGLITPVTWTFTYQVSDGEAFSDVATATIRWV from the coding sequence GTGCGCGCATCCACCTTCCGCAACCAGTCCACGGGCGGCTACTCCCGGTATATCGGCCGGGTGGGGGCACTCGCCGTCGCGTTGGGCGTAGGCCTTGCCTCCAGCACCGCGTATGGAATCGGCATCGCCTACGCCGACACCGAAGGGGGCTCCAGCGAATCGGGCTCCGGTGCAGCACCATCCTCCTCGTCGTCGCGCGACAACGGCGACAGGACCGAGACCAAGTCCCCCAGGATCAGGAGATCCACTGAGAACGGCACTCGTCCGACATGGCCCAAGACGCGCAGCAGGACCTCGGCCACCACCTCTGGCGAGACGAGCGCAACCCCCGAGAAGTCACTCGACGGAGTCACCCTCGGGACGGTGAGGGTGGACACCGAAACGTCGAGCGACACCGTCACCGGCACCAGGACCTCCGGGTCGGCGACCGCCGACACCAGGGACGCGTCGGCTCTCGATCCGCGCGATGTCGCTGCGGCCACCGCGGAACTGCAGACGGACACCACAGCTGAATCCTCGCCTCAGACCCCCTCGCCCACAACGGAAATCGTCGCAGAGGAACCCACCCTCGTCCCCGTCGATGGCGAGACGCCGAAAGAGCCTGACGGCACTGACATCTCGACGCCACCCACCGACTTGGTGGTCGCCCCCGGCACGAAACCCGACATCGAGACCCGGCCGCTCGCCCACACCACGAGCGGCTCACCGTCCACGACGACGACCACTCCGGAGGCGTCCACCCCTGAGTCGCCCGAGCCCTCCACCTCGGAGGTGGCCGAGGACTCCCCCATCGCACCGGAGATCGAACAGGCACACCAACCGGTCAGCCCGCCGCCCCCGCCTCGGGTCCACCGGAGCAATCCGATCGCCGGACTCATCGCCATCCCCGTCGCGGCCGTGGTCGCCGTCCCCGCGGTCATCTCCAAGGTGATCTCGGCAATCATGTCGCCACTGCTCGCCCCGGGCACTCCGGCCGCACCCCCCTTTCTTTGGAATGTGCTGACGTGGGCCGTCCGGGAGATCCAGAACACGTTCTTCAACCGGCGCCCGCAGGTGGTCGCCCAGACCATCGACCTGTCCCTTGACGCGGGGCAGGTGAGCGGCCCGATCAGCTTCGGGGGATTCGATCCCGACGGCAATCCGGTGACCTACACCGTGAGCACGCCAGCGCACGGCGTGCTCACCGTCGACCAGCAGACCGGCCAATTCACCTACACACTCACCGATCCCGGTTACACAGGAACCGATCAGTTCACCGTCACCATCAGCGACGCCGGCCCGCACCTGCATGGCCTTCACGGCTACGTGACCAACCACAGCAGCAGTGCCGTCATCACGCTGAACATCACCACCTCCAACCACGCACCGATCGCGGTCCCCGACTCCGTCACGACCGACTGGAACACCCCGGTCACGTTCTCCGTGACCGACAACGACTCCGACCCCGACGGCGACCCGCTGACGGTGATCTCATACACCGACCCCGCTCACGGCACCCTCTTCCACCACGGTGACGGCACCTTCACCTACACCCCGAATGTCGACTTCTACGGTGAGGACGAATTCACCTACACCATCAGCGACGAGTACGGTCTCGCCGCGGCCACGAAGTCCACGTTCACCGTGATCAGGGGCCAGATCCACCTGCAGGCCGAGGACGATGAGGTCACCCTCGAGGAGGACAGCACCACCACCATCGAGGTGCTGGCGAACGACACCGAAGGGGACACCGGGGGTGTGCACATCGTCGCTGTCACCTCGCCCGCCAACGGGACTGTGACCCTGAATGCCGACAACACCCTCACTTACCAGCCAGCGGCAGACTACAACGGCGAAGACTCGTTCTCGTACACCGTGATCGACGCCGCCGGTAACACCTCCACCGCCACCGTCAGTCTCACCATCACCCCGGTGAACGACGCACCGGTGGTGATTTCGGCTCCGACAGTCACCATGGACGAGGACGGGGTTGCCAGTGGCATCGTCACCGCAGTTGATGCCGACGTCGACGACACACTGACCTACTCGATCGGCAGCCCGCCGCAACACGGTGTCGTCGTCATCGACGGCGTCACGGGCGCATTCACCTACATCCCCAACCTGGACCACAACGGCGTCGACTCATTCGGGGTGTCCGTCACTGACAGTGCGGGCGAAAGCACCACCGTGATTGTCTCCGTCACCATCCACCCGGTCGACGACCCGCCGCCGACGTCCACCACCACTGTCGTTCTCCTGGAGGACGGCACGGCGACCGGCGATCTGGTGCCCATCAAGGTCGATGCGGACGGTGAGCACGTCATGCTCCACTCGATCGACGGTCACGCAGTCGCTTCGACGGGGTTGACGACGATCACCACGCAACACGGGGTGCTCACGGTGAGCTCCGACGGCCATTTCACCTACACGCCGAATGCGAACTCAACCGAGACTGACGCCCTCACGTACGAAGTGATCGACGTGGCTGGCAACCGGTCAACCTCGACCATCACGTTCCACATTCAGCCCGTCAACGACGCGCCCGTCGCCTTTGATGATGTGTACACACCCGCAAGTCCCCCGGTGTTGATCGGCATGCACTCGGTGACGTTCACCGGCAACGTCCTCAACAACGACAGCGACGTGGACACACCGCGTTCGGCGCTGACCGCAGTCCTCGTGGGCCAACCGACATCCAGCCAGGTTCTGGGACTCGATCTGGACGGCATCGAGCACTTCGAGTTACGCGACGACGGTTCGTTCGAGATAACTGGACTCGTACTCGGATCCCTGATTGGCCTCATCACCCCGGTCACCTGGACCTTCACCTACCAGGTCAGTGACGGCGAAGCATTCAGCGATGTCGCCACCGCGACGATCAGGTGGGTCTGA
- a CDS encoding ArsI/CadI family heavy metal resistance metalloenzyme: MSRMQLALNVDDLDEAIAFYSTLFNTSPAKVKPGYANFAVTEPPLKLVLLENPGKGGTINHLGVEVESSETVHAEIARLTEAGLFTDEEIGTTCCFATQDKVWVTGPAGEKWEVYTVLADSETFGTSPQHADGGTAEGGVCCGGTAADAEKVPATTTSCC; encoded by the coding sequence ATGTCCCGCATGCAACTCGCACTCAACGTCGACGACCTCGACGAGGCGATCGCCTTCTACTCCACGCTGTTCAACACCTCACCGGCCAAGGTCAAGCCGGGTTACGCGAACTTCGCCGTCACCGAACCGCCGCTGAAGCTGGTCCTGCTGGAGAACCCCGGCAAGGGCGGCACCATCAACCACCTGGGCGTCGAGGTCGAGTCCAGCGAGACCGTGCACGCCGAGATCGCGCGTCTCACTGAGGCGGGTCTGTTCACCGACGAGGAGATCGGCACCACCTGCTGCTTCGCCACCCAGGACAAGGTCTGGGTCACCGGACCGGCCGGCGAGAAGTGGGAGGTCTACACCGTGCTCGCCGACTCCGAGACCTTCGGCACCAGCCCCCAGCATGCTGACGGTGGTACCGCAGAGGGCGGGGTCTGCTGCGGTGGCACCGCCGCCGACGCGGAGAAGGTCCCGGCCACCACCACCAGCTGCTGCTGA
- a CDS encoding SPFH domain-containing protein, giving the protein MSVLAVVAGLVALLVGQNVRVVKQFERGVVYRFGRVQPQVRGPGLTMLIPIADRLQKVNMQIITLPVPAQDGITRDNVTVRVDAVIYFKVSDPVRAAVDVQDYRSAIGQVAQTSLRSIIGKSNLDDLLSSREHLNEGLELMIDSPALGWGIQIDRVEIKDVVLPDSMKRSIARQAEAERERRARVITADGELQASEKLAQAAEVMADHPAALQLRLLETVVEVAAEKNSTLVLPFPVELLRFLERSTPESEHTEESTNPASDTPQLTAPKVPDDLGSLRLDERLVPRHARLNS; this is encoded by the coding sequence ATGTCCGTGCTGGCGGTTGTCGCCGGTCTGGTCGCACTCCTGGTCGGACAGAACGTTCGCGTCGTGAAGCAATTTGAACGGGGCGTCGTCTACCGGTTCGGCCGGGTACAGCCACAGGTGCGGGGACCGGGACTCACCATGCTGATCCCCATCGCCGACCGCCTTCAGAAGGTGAACATGCAGATCATCACGCTGCCGGTGCCCGCCCAGGACGGCATCACCCGTGACAACGTCACCGTCCGGGTGGACGCCGTCATCTACTTCAAGGTCTCCGACCCGGTGCGGGCGGCGGTCGACGTGCAGGACTACCGGTCGGCGATCGGCCAGGTGGCGCAGACTTCGCTGCGGTCGATCATCGGCAAGAGCAATCTCGATGACCTGCTGTCCAGCCGGGAGCACCTGAATGAGGGCCTGGAGTTGATGATCGACAGCCCGGCGCTGGGCTGGGGCATCCAGATCGACCGCGTCGAGATCAAGGACGTGGTGTTGCCGGACTCGATGAAACGCTCGATTGCCCGCCAGGCCGAGGCCGAGCGGGAGCGGCGGGCCCGGGTGATCACCGCCGACGGTGAACTGCAGGCCTCGGAGAAGCTGGCGCAGGCGGCTGAGGTGATGGCCGACCATCCCGCAGCGCTGCAGCTGCGGCTGCTGGAGACCGTGGTCGAGGTCGCTGCGGAGAAGAACTCGACCCTGGTGCTGCCGTTCCCTGTCGAGCTGCTCCGGTTCCTGGAACGGTCGACACCCGAATCCGAGCACACCGAGGAATCCACCAACCCCGCGTCAGATACGCCGCAGCTGACCGCGCCGAAGGTGCCCGACGATCTGGGTTCGTTGCGGCTGGACGAACGGTTGGTACCCCGGCACGCCCGGCTGAATTCGTAG
- the arsB gene encoding ACR3 family arsenite efflux transporter: MTDTAEAHPAVIAKLSRLDQFLPVWIGLAMAAGLLLGRFLPGVNSALNHIQVDGISLPIALGLLIMMYPVLAKVRYDRLDTVTGDRRLLFSSLLLNWVLGPALMFALAWLLLPDLPEYRTGLIIVGLARCIAMVIIWNDLACGDREAAAVLVALNSLFQVVMFAVLGWFYLSVLPGWLGLAQTTISTSPWQIAKSVLIFLGVPLLAGYLSRRLGEKAKGRTWYESTFLPRVGPWALYGLLFTIVVLFALQGEQITSRPTDVVRIALPLLAYFAIMWGGGYLVGALLGLGYQRTTTLAFTAAGNNFELAIAVAIATYGATSGQALAGVVGPLIEVPVLVALVYVSLALRQRFTDRTPEGSTR, encoded by the coding sequence GTGACCGACACAGCAGAGGCGCACCCCGCCGTCATCGCCAAGCTCTCGCGGCTCGACCAGTTCCTGCCCGTGTGGATCGGCCTCGCGATGGCGGCGGGTCTGCTGCTGGGCCGGTTCCTACCCGGCGTCAACAGCGCACTGAATCACATTCAGGTGGACGGTATCTCGCTGCCGATCGCGCTGGGTCTGCTCATCATGATGTACCCGGTGCTGGCCAAGGTCCGCTACGACCGCCTCGACACCGTCACCGGCGATCGCCGACTGCTGTTCAGCTCGCTCCTGCTGAACTGGGTGCTCGGCCCGGCGTTGATGTTCGCCCTGGCCTGGCTGCTCCTGCCCGACCTGCCGGAATACCGCACGGGCCTGATCATCGTCGGCCTGGCCCGCTGCATCGCCATGGTGATCATCTGGAACGACCTCGCGTGCGGTGACCGGGAGGCCGCGGCGGTTCTGGTCGCGCTCAACTCGCTGTTTCAAGTCGTCATGTTCGCCGTGCTGGGCTGGTTCTACCTGTCGGTGCTGCCGGGCTGGCTCGGGCTCGCGCAGACCACCATCAGCACCTCACCGTGGCAGATCGCGAAGTCCGTGCTGATCTTCCTCGGCGTCCCACTGCTGGCCGGGTACCTGTCGCGACGGTTGGGGGAGAAGGCCAAGGGCCGCACCTGGTACGAGTCGACCTTCCTGCCCCGCGTCGGACCCTGGGCGCTGTACGGTCTGCTGTTCACGATCGTCGTCCTCTTCGCCCTGCAGGGAGAACAGATCACCAGCCGCCCAACCGATGTCGTGCGCATCGCACTGCCGCTGCTGGCGTACTTCGCGATCATGTGGGGCGGCGGCTACCTAGTGGGCGCTCTGCTTGGGCTGGGGTATCAGCGCACCACCACGCTGGCGTTCACCGCGGCGGGCAACAACTTCGAACTCGCCATCGCCGTCGCGATCGCCACCTACGGCGCGACCTCGGGTCAGGCGCTGGCCGGAGTGGTCGGCCCGCTCATCGAGGTGCCCGTGCTCGTCGCGCTCGTCTACGTCTCGCTGGCCCTGCGCCAACGCTTCACCGATCGCACACCCGAGGGGAGCACGCGATGA
- a CDS encoding SDR family NAD(P)-dependent oxidoreductase gives MTQAPGRLFGKSAVITGAAFGIGRATAVLFAREGARMVVTDIQGEPLLALADELRETGAEVETVTGDVSVEDDARRMIAAAAERFGRLDVLVANAGIIPLGDVQEMTTADWDGVMAVDGRGMFLTCKFGIEAMLPTGGGSIVCLSSISGVAGQKRQAAYGPAKFVATGLTKHLAVEWADRGIRVNAVAPGTISTERVSQMREEPGGAEYLATVEAAHPMNRIGEPAEVASAILFLASDDASFITGAVLPVDGGYLAQ, from the coding sequence GTGACCCAAGCACCAGGACGACTCTTCGGAAAATCGGCAGTGATCACCGGGGCCGCCTTCGGCATAGGTCGGGCGACCGCTGTGCTCTTCGCGCGCGAGGGCGCGCGGATGGTCGTGACCGACATCCAGGGCGAGCCGCTGTTGGCGCTCGCCGATGAACTGCGCGAGACCGGGGCGGAGGTCGAGACAGTCACCGGCGACGTCTCAGTCGAGGACGATGCGCGCCGGATGATCGCGGCGGCAGCCGAGCGCTTCGGCCGCCTCGATGTTCTGGTCGCCAACGCCGGCATCATTCCGCTTGGCGATGTGCAGGAGATGACGACCGCCGACTGGGACGGCGTGATGGCTGTCGACGGGCGCGGCATGTTCCTCACATGCAAATTTGGGATCGAGGCAATGCTGCCAACCGGCGGCGGCTCCATCGTCTGCCTGTCGTCGATCTCCGGGGTGGCCGGGCAGAAGCGGCAGGCGGCTTACGGGCCGGCCAAGTTCGTCGCCACCGGCTTGACCAAGCACCTCGCGGTCGAGTGGGCCGACCGGGGCATCAGAGTCAACGCCGTCGCCCCCGGAACGATCAGCACTGAGCGGGTCAGCCAGATGCGGGAGGAGCCGGGTGGCGCGGAATACCTCGCAACCGTCGAGGCCGCGCACCCGATGAACCGCATCGGCGAGCCGGCCGAAGTCGCCAGCGCGATCCTCTTCCTCGCTTCCGATGACGCCTCTTTCATCACCGGCGCCGTGCTGCCCGTCGACGGGGGCTATTTGGCGCAGTAG
- a CDS encoding MOSC and FAD-binding oxidoreductase domain-containing protein, translating to MPRLISVNVGMPRDVQWRDKTVHTGIWKSPVRGPVMVRRHNIDGDGQGDLAGHGGEQRAVMVYQQESYQFWRRFLNRDDLAPGSFGENFTITGLADDEVCVGDRFRIGDAEFEVTQPRVTCFRVGLRLDEPRMPQLLVSQRRPGFYLRVTVEGEVQTGDEIVRTRDGRHHMSVADVDALLYLPERNIEQLRKIVDVPALSPGWQQSFRELLAAHDGGAASAGPSIGAEPGWNGFQRLRVCEVRPESTVVLSISLDSGDGGALPSARPGQYLTVRIPDAGSPVPMRSYSLSSDSRAGRYRISVKREDRGLVSRWLHDHAEVGTVIEAAAPRGDFYLTDGAGPVVLLSAGIGITPVLAMLNSLASDRSTRTVWWLHTVRSRASEAFAPEVKSLIETLPQAHCRVFYTDTDGRLDEPKIAALELPVEATVYLCGPVQYMTDMREALLATGFDDARIHTELFGALPPIHPGMKDPSKAPSPHPPPGPPGVGPAVTFARSGLAVPWHRDCANILDFAEACDVPTRFSCRSGVCHVCATGVISGSVEYTQQPLELPGAGTALICSAVPGGDVVLDL from the coding sequence CTGCCCAGGCTCATCTCGGTCAACGTCGGAATGCCCAGAGACGTGCAGTGGCGCGACAAGACTGTGCACACCGGGATATGGAAATCGCCGGTCCGTGGACCAGTCATGGTGCGACGACACAACATTGACGGTGATGGCCAGGGCGATCTGGCGGGCCACGGGGGTGAACAACGCGCCGTCATGGTCTACCAGCAGGAGTCTTATCAATTCTGGAGGCGTTTCCTGAACCGGGACGATCTGGCACCCGGCAGCTTCGGCGAGAACTTCACGATCACCGGCCTGGCAGACGACGAGGTCTGCGTTGGCGACCGGTTCCGCATCGGCGACGCGGAATTCGAAGTGACGCAACCGCGAGTCACCTGCTTTCGGGTCGGCCTCCGACTGGACGAACCACGAATGCCCCAGCTGCTGGTGTCACAGCGTCGTCCCGGCTTTTACCTCCGAGTGACAGTGGAGGGGGAGGTCCAAACCGGAGATGAGATCGTGCGCACCCGCGATGGGCGGCATCACATGTCTGTGGCCGACGTCGACGCACTGCTCTATCTGCCGGAGCGCAACATCGAGCAGCTGCGCAAGATCGTCGATGTGCCCGCTCTGAGCCCCGGCTGGCAGCAGTCGTTCCGCGAGCTCCTCGCGGCTCATGACGGTGGTGCGGCTTCGGCAGGGCCCTCGATCGGTGCTGAGCCGGGATGGAACGGTTTCCAACGGTTGCGAGTCTGTGAGGTGCGGCCGGAATCAACTGTAGTGCTTTCGATTTCGCTGGATTCTGGCGACGGCGGTGCACTGCCCAGCGCCCGTCCCGGCCAGTACCTGACGGTGCGTATTCCAGATGCGGGTAGTCCCGTACCGATGCGGAGCTACTCGCTCTCGAGCGATTCTCGGGCTGGTCGCTACCGGATCAGCGTGAAACGCGAGGACCGCGGATTGGTGAGCCGCTGGCTTCACGACCACGCCGAAGTCGGAACGGTGATCGAGGCTGCCGCACCGCGGGGCGATTTCTACCTCACCGATGGTGCGGGCCCGGTGGTGCTCCTGTCGGCCGGCATCGGCATCACTCCAGTCTTGGCGATGCTCAATTCGCTGGCCTCCGACCGCAGCACTCGGACCGTCTGGTGGCTGCATACGGTTCGAAGCCGCGCATCGGAGGCGTTCGCACCTGAGGTGAAGTCGTTGATCGAGACGCTTCCGCAGGCGCACTGCCGGGTGTTCTACACCGACACGGACGGACGGTTGGACGAGCCGAAGATCGCCGCGCTCGAACTTCCGGTCGAGGCGACTGTTTACCTCTGTGGACCGGTGCAGTACATGACGGATATGCGCGAGGCGCTCCTCGCGACAGGATTCGACGATGCACGCATTCACACCGAGCTGTTCGGTGCGCTGCCGCCGATCCACCCGGGGATGAAGGATCCGTCGAAGGCCCCGAGCCCGCACCCACCGCCCGGCCCACCGGGTGTCGGGCCTGCGGTGACGTTCGCCCGCAGTGGGCTGGCGGTTCCCTGGCACAGGGACTGTGCGAACATCCTCGACTTCGCCGAAGCCTGCGACGTTCCCACCCGCTTCTCGTGCCGAAGCGGTGTGTGCCACGTCTGCGCGACGGGAGTCATCTCGGGGTCCGTCGAGTACACGCAGCAACCGCTCGAACTGCCCGGTGCCGGAACGGCACTGATCTGCTCGGCTGTGCCGGGCGGTGATGTGGTGCTGGACCTCTGA
- a CDS encoding arsenate reductase/protein-tyrosine-phosphatase family protein yields the protein MTTKPTVLFLCTHNAGRSQMAMSFFSHLVGEQADVYSGGSEPAENVNPSAVEAMAEVGIDITGQTPKLWTHEMVHAADVVVTMGCSDTDSAPWGGGLRIGVGSRVVINESW from the coding sequence ATGACAACCAAACCCACGGTGCTGTTCCTATGCACCCACAACGCGGGCCGCTCGCAGATGGCGATGAGCTTCTTCAGTCACCTCGTGGGTGAGCAGGCCGATGTCTACTCAGGCGGGTCCGAGCCGGCCGAGAACGTCAATCCGTCGGCGGTCGAGGCCATGGCCGAGGTCGGCATCGACATCACTGGCCAGACACCCAAGCTCTGGACCCACGAGATGGTCCACGCCGCCGACGTCGTCGTCACGATGGGCTGCAGCGACACCGATAGTGCCCCTTGGGGTGGTGGACTTCGGATCGGCGTGGGTTCACGCGTAGTGATCAACGAGTCATGGTGA
- a CDS encoding TetR family transcriptional regulator — MAAAFALAAESSVEDLTIPLVAESLGVGVTSIYWHVRNKTELLDAMTDRALRRSELPAFVGSADWRESLMTHARGVRRAFLDDPVLTDLILIRGALSPLARRLGAQEMDKAITSMVEAGLDRNRAADVYSAVSALVRGSVLLARLEQKHGASAAALSQDDRAFELLLTSLFTETGLPA, encoded by the coding sequence GTGGCGGCCGCCTTCGCTCTGGCTGCAGAATCCTCCGTCGAGGATCTGACGATTCCGTTGGTCGCGGAGTCGCTCGGGGTCGGCGTGACGAGCATCTACTGGCACGTCCGCAACAAGACCGAACTTCTCGACGCCATGACTGATCGCGCGTTGCGGCGCAGCGAGTTGCCCGCCTTCGTCGGATCGGCCGATTGGCGTGAGTCGTTGATGACACACGCGCGCGGGGTGCGGCGCGCCTTTCTCGACGACCCGGTGTTGACGGATCTGATCCTGATTCGCGGAGCGCTCAGCCCGCTGGCACGACGACTCGGTGCGCAGGAGATGGACAAGGCGATCACTAGCATGGTCGAGGCCGGATTGGACCGGAACCGGGCCGCAGACGTCTACTCGGCGGTCTCAGCTCTCGTACGAGGATCGGTGCTGCTCGCAAGGTTGGAGCAGAAGCACGGTGCTTCGGCCGCCGCACTGTCGCAGGATGACCGTGCGTTCGAACTTCTTCTGACGTCGCTGTTCACCGAGACCGGGCTGCCGGCCTAA